The Arcobacter roscoffensis genome segment CAAACTTTGTGAAGTACGTATTCGCCTTTATTTGAATACTATTTTTTGAAGTTACTCTAAGATAACAATGTTTCATTCTTTTTTTATTTAAAAGTTCAACATTTAGGCTTAAAGAATCCATATTTATTTGAAAAGTCACACTATACCTTAAGTATTATTTTTGTATAATCTGCGAATTATATCATAAAAATATAATGTAAATTATATGTGAGGAAGAAGATTTATGAAAATTGCAAAAAGAATGGAGAATCTGTCTCCATCGGTTACTATGGCAATTACTGCCTTAGCTAGAGAGCTTAAAGCTCAAGGTAAAGACATATTAAGTTTTAGTGCAGGTGAGCCTGATTTCAATACTCCTGATGTTATTAAACAATCAGCTATTAAAGCTATCGAAGATGGCTACACTAAATACACTGCCGTAGAAGGAATTACCGAAACCAAACAAGCAATTATTAATAAACTTAACAGAGATCATGGTTTAGAGTATTCATTAGAACACATTGTTGTTAGTAATGGAGCTAAACACTCATTATTTAACCTTTTTCAATTACTAATTGAAGAAGGTGATGAAGTAATTATTCCTGCTCCTTATTGGGTTACATACCCTGAGCAAGTAAAATACTCTGATGGTGTTCCTGTATTTATTGAAACTGATGATACTACTTCATTTAAAGTAACTGCCCAGCAAGTAAAAGCAGCTATTACTGATAAAACAAAAGTATTGTTATTAAACTCGCCATCAAACCCAACTGGTGCTGTATATACTAAAGAAGAGTTATTAGCAATTGGTGAAGTTTTAAAAGGTACTGACATTTTAGTATTCTCTGATGAGATGTATGAAAAAATCATGTACAATGGTGAAGAGTTCACAGCAGCAGCTAGTGTTAGTGATGATATGTTTGAAAGAACTGTAACAATTAATGGTTTAAGTAAATCAGTTGCTATGACTGGTTGGAGATTTGGATATATAGCAACTCCTAAAACTGAGCTTGTAAGATCTATGATTAAACTTCAAGGTCAAGTTACATCAAATGTAAACTCTATTACTCAACATGCAGCAATTACTGCACTTGAAGGTCATGCAGATGCTGACATTGAAATGATGAGAAAAGCATTTGAAGAAAGAAAAGAGATTGCTGTAAAATCTTTCAATGATATTGAAGGGATTTCTTGTATTGAACCACAAGGAGCATTTTACTTATTTGTAAATATCAAAGAAATTACAGATAACTCTATGAAATTTTGTGAGCAACTTTTAGAAGACAAAGGTGTTGCTGTTGTTCCTGGACTTGCATTTGGTACAGAAGGGTATTTCAGATTCTCTTTTGCTACAGACTTAGCAAGTATCGAAGAAGGAATTAGAAGAATCAAAGATTTTGTAGAAAACAACTAATATTATGACTTTACAAAAAAGAGCAACAGTAGTTTCAACTTCTGTTGCTGCACTTCTTACACTTATGAAACTTGTGATAGGTATTGCAAGTGGTTCAGTTGCAGTTCTTGCTTCTGCTGTTGACTCAGTTCTTGATATGTTCGTATCTATTTTTAACTATTTTGCAATCTCAAACTCTGAAAAACCTGCTGATAAAACTTTTAACTATGGAAGAGGAAAAGTTGAAGCCTTAGCTTCTGTGATAGAAGGTACTATTATTACAATATCAGGTCTTTTTTTACTTTATCAAGCAGGAAGAAAAGCAATAGATGGTTCTGTGTCACAATATATGGATATATCTATAGTTGTAATGATATTATCTATGTTTATTACAATTTTCTTAGTAATGTTTTTAAATAAAATAGCTAAAAAAACAAACTCTATGGTAATCAAAGCAGATGCACTACACTATAAAACAGACGTATACTCAAATGCAGCTGTATTAATATCACTTTTATTAGTAAACTTTACAGGATATGAAATAATTGATGTTATTGTAGGTGGAGCTATTGCTTTATTTATTATTTACTCTGCTTATGAACTTATTCATGATGGAGTTTTAGTTTTACTTGATAGAGCTGTTGATGATGAAATTGTTCTTGGAATTGAAAAAGTTATTAGAAATAATGACAGAGTAAATACATATCACTTACTTAAAACAAGAGAAGCAGGTCATCAAACATTTGTTGAAGTTCATCTTGTTTTTGACTGTATTATAACCTTAATGGATGCCCACAGAGCAACTGATGATATAGAAAGAAGAATAAAAAAACTTGATGAAAAAAGAGATTGGGTTATAAATATTCATATGGATCCATATGATGACTTTTCAATGGATGAAAAATAATATGAAACTTGTATTTAGTATTTTAATAGTACTTTATACAAGTACCCTACTTTCAAATGATGTAAACTTTCAAACTGCAAAACTTTATAAAGCTGACATAAGTGCCCAAGAAGCATATAAAATGCAACAAAATGGTGCTATACTAATTGATGTTAGAACAAAGCGTGAGTTTAATACCCTAAGAGCTAAAGACTCTCATAACATCCCTATTTTTTATGAAAAAAACAAACAAAGGGTTTTTAATAAAAACTTTCTAAAAGAGATTTATCTATACTCTAAAAAAGACATAAACAAAGAAATAATTCTTATTTGTAGAAGTGGTTCAAGAACAAAACTTGCTTCAAATCTACTAGCTTACCAAGGCTTTAAAAATATCTATAATGTAAAATATGGATTTGACTTTGATTGGATTAAGCAAAAACTTCCAAGTACTAAGTAGTTTTAGTCTAAGACTTACAAAATATACACTAAATAGCAATAAATAACATATAAACTTCACTCATTCAATATTTTTATTATTAAAAAAAGCTATAATATATAATAATTTTTGAATTTAAAGGAATATAGTGAATTTTATAAATATATTAGGAGCAAGTGGAAGTAAAACTAAAGATACAGGAACAACATCATTTCAAATATTTACAGATATTTTAATTGATGCAGGGAATGTAATTAGTGTTTTAGGTGAAGAGGCTATAAAAATAAATCATATATTTTTGACACATTCCCACTCTGATCATATTCTTGATTTGCCTTTTATAATAGAAAGTTTTTTTGAAAGTAGAAAAGAGACTTTATATATTTATGCTTCTAAAGAAACTATAAAATCACTAAAAGAACATACTTTCAATGACTCAATTTGGCCAGATTTTTCTAAAATAAATCTTCTAAATAGTGATAAAAAAGCACTAGAATTTATAGAAATAGAAGCAAATCAAACACTAATATTTGGTCCTTATCAAATCACAGCTTTTAATGCTAATCATATTCCAGGAGCTTATGGTTATGAAATAATAAAAGACAAACATATTGGATATATTATAAGTGGTGATACGTACGAAAATCAAGAACTGATTGATAGAATAAATAACAACGACAAAATAAAAGCTGTTTTAATAGAGTGTTCTTTTCCTAGTCACATGGAAAAGTTAGCCTATGATAGTAAACACTTAACACCTAAACTTGTTTCAAAAATAGTAAAACAACTCAAAAGAGATGATATTCAAATATTTTTATATCACCTAAAACCTCTTTATTATAAAAAAATGGCAGAAGAGATTAAAGACTTAGAAATACTAAAAAATGGTGGAAAAATTCTACAAGAAGGTGATGTGATTCATGTTGATAAAGGACTCTATGAAAGAGACTTAATAAGTCAATATAAATTTGAAAGAATAATGGAAGTAAACCTTGAACTATCAAGTGAAATAGACAAAGATAAGCTATTTGAAATGATTCTTACTTTAACAAGAGAGCTAACTCATTGTGAAGCGGGAACCTTATATATACTTTCAAAAGACAGAAAACACTTAGATTTCAAAGTAATTCAAAATGACCCTTTAGAAATATATATGGGTGGAACAAAAGATGAAATACAATGGGATTCAATACCATTATATTTAGAAGATGGTTCTAAAAACACAAAGATGGTAGCAACCACTTGTGCCCTAGAAAATGAAATCATTAATATCCCAGATGTATATGATGAAGAAAAATATGATTTTCAAGGAACTAAAAAATTTGATAATAATACAGGATATAGATCAAAATCTATGTTAGTTATTCCCTTAGAAAATCATGAAAAAGATGTAATTGGTGTTTTACAACTGATAAATAAAACTGAGTCTTTAGAGAAAATCAAAGCCTTTACTAGTGAAGATGAAAAGATTATAAAAGCCTTAGCTTCGCAAGCTGCAATGGCACTTACAAATAGCTGGCTAATTAATTCACTAGAAGAATTTCTAAACAGTTTTATCACTACAATAGGTCATGCAATTGATGCAAAATCTCACCATACAATGAACCACATTGCAAATGTAGAAAAAATTTCTCTACTTTTAGCTCAGGCTATTAATGAAGATGAAACAATATATAAAGATGTAAAGTATACAAAGAATGATTTCCAACAAATAAAAATTGCAGCATGGATGCATGATATTGGTAAAATCTCTATGCCTGAATCAATTATTGATAAAGCTACAAAACTTTATGCCATAACAGATAGAATAAAACTTGTAAAAGAAAAATTTGAGGTTTTAAAAAGAGATAGTGAAATTGCCTACTTAAAAAATGAAATTACTAAAGAAGATTATGAAAAGCAAATCAAGCAATATGAAGAAGACTACCTATTCTTAGAAGAAACTAATATTGGTGGGGAATTTATGGATGATGATAAAATCAAAAGAATAGAACAAATCTCAAAATACACATATATAAAAGATGGATATGAGCAAGAAATACTTGATGAAAATGAAAAGTATAATCTTTCTATCAGAAAAGGTACTCTAACAAAAGAAGAGAAAGATATTATGAACAATCATGCAAAACTCTCTTTAGAAATGTTATCAAAACTTCCTTTCCCTAAAAAATATAAAAATGTCTTAGATATAGCAGCAAATCATCATGAAAAACTAAATGGAAAGGGTTATCCAAGAGGATTAAGTGATAAAGACCTTACTTTAGAAGATAGAATTATGATTTTATCAGATATATTTGAGGCTTTAACATCAAGTGATAGACCATATAAAGATGCTAAGAGATTATCAGAAGTATTTAAGATTTTATCATTTATGGTAAAAGATTATGAAATAGATGGTCAACTTCTTAAGTTCTTCCATGAGCACGAAGTTTTAAAAAAGTATGCTAATGAAAATCTAAAACCTGCACAAATAGATAAATCTGAACTTTTATTCTAAAATGAAAAAACCTGATTTAAAAAAACTATTTATATATATAAATGTAGCATTGATACTCTCAGTTGCTTTATCATTTATATATATTTTTTTACCAAAACTTCCTGATTCTATTGATAATAGACTAAGAGATTATCTCTTTACAATAAGAGGTGAAATTCCCACATCACAAAATGTTGTTATTGTTGATATTGATGAAAAATCTCTACAAGAGCTAGGTCAATGGCCTTGGTCTAGAAATAAAATCTCTCAAATACTAAATAACATGGCTGAGGCACAAGTTGCTATAATTGGTTTTGATGTTGTGTTCGCAGAAGAGGATAGTAGCTCACCTCATAAAGTACTAAATGAACTTAATATAAAAAAAGATAATATCCCAAACTATGATTTAGATTTTGCAAAAACAATCGCTTCAACTCCAACTATTCTTGGATACTTATTTGAACTTCAAGATAAAGAGTTTATAAATAAAGAAGCTCCAAGAATTCCTGCTATATATATAGAGAAAAACAAACAAATAGGTGATAATTTTCTTATAAATGCAAAAGGAGTTGTTATGAATATTCCACTTATTCAAGATAACTCTTACTCTAGTGGTTTTTTTAACAATATCCCAGATGAAGCAGGAATAATAAGAAGTGTTCCTTTGGTAATTTCATATGATGATATAATTTATCCATCATTAAGCCTAGAACTTCTTAGAATTTTACTTGATACAAATAAAGTATTTATAAATTATGATGAGCAAGGTGTCTCATCCATAGCTTTAAATAATATAGAAATTCCTACAGACAGACATGGTAGATTATTAGTAAATTTTAGAGGAAAAGAAAAAACTTTCAAATATATCTCTGCAAATGATGTATACAATAATACTTTTAATAAAAAAGACATTGAAGGAAAGATTGTCCTAATAGGAACCTCAGCAGCAGGTCTACTTGATCTTAGGGCAACTCCTTTTGAATCAGTATTTCCAGGAGTAGAAGTTCATGCAAATGTTATTGATAATATAATTCAAGGAGATTTTATATATAAAGCTTCATGGGTAGATGGGGCAAATATCTTTATAATCTTTACCTTGTCTATTTTGATTGTACTTCTAATTAAATATAGTCCTTTTTGGATGAATCCTATTATATCTGTAGTATTTTTAGTTGGAATTACTTTTATTTTATATGAAATATTATTTACATACGGAATTGTTTTAAATATCTTCTTTCCACTACTTACCATAGTTTCAGGTGCAATTTTAGCTACATTATTTGACTATTTTTATGAGATAAAACAAGAAGAAGCAATAAAGAAAAAGTTTGCATCAAAAGTATCAAAAGAAGTAATGGAAAGCCTTTTAAAAAACGTACATAGTAATGAATTTGAAGCTATGGAAAAAGAAGTTACAGTGTTTTTTAGTGATGTTAGAAGTTTCACAGAAATTTCTGAAAAAATGGCTAATGCAAAAAAACTAATTGAGTACCTAAATCAATATATGGAACCTATGAGTAATATTATTATTAAACATGAGGGAACTATTGATAAATACATAGGTGATGCGATTATGGCATATTGGAATGCTCCTGCTGATGTAAAAAATCATGCTGATAAAGCCCTATTAGCTTCAATAGAACAAATAGAGTCACTTAAAGATTTAAATGAAAACTTAAAAAAACAAAATAAACCTCTAATTGATATAGGTATTGGATTAAATACTGGACCTGCTGTAGTAGGTGAGATGGGAAGTGTTGGTAGAAGTGATTATACTGTAATTGGAGATGCTATTAATCTAGGGGCTAGATTAGAATCCTTATGTAAATTTTATGACTCTAAAATTAATATCTCAAATTATACAAAAGAAAAACTAGAAGGTAAATATATTTTTAGATTTCTTGATTTAGTTACAGTAAAAGGGAAAAAAGAACCAGCTCAAATCTGGCAAGTTCATGGAAAAGGTGAAGCTTCTAAGCAACTACAAGAAGAGCTAGATATTTATCATAAAGCTATACAACTATATAGAGACTCTGAGTTTATAGAAGCACTTGAAATCTTTAAAGATTTAGAAAAAGATGAGAACAAAAGCAATAAAAAAATATATAAGATTTATATAAAAAGATGTGAAGAGTTTATAAAAAACCCTCCTTTGGACTTCAAAGGAGTATTTGAACACTCTACAAAAGCATAGTAGGTGTTCAAATTACTTAGTCTAGATTTACATTCCAAATAAGGTTTGCTTTCATGGTATGCTTGTTGTATTCAGAAGAAGCATGACTTGAGTCTTTTTTTGTATATGAACCACCAAGATTTAAATGTAAATCTTTTTTTAGTGGTTTTATAATAGCGATAGAAGCATCCATTTTCTTATCTCGTTTTCTTGATTGGAAGCTTGCATTTGTATCTTTGTATAAATACTCTTTATAATTAAGTGATGTTTGAAGTAAATAATCTTCTGATAATTCATACACATTATTTAAATAAGTGTTCATATATTTATAATTTACATCTATTCTATTACCTCTGATTCTTCTCTCTTCGCCAAGATTAAGTCCAAAGCTAAATAAACCATAGTTTGAAGATGCATATTTAGCTGAATTTTGTAACTCAAAGATATTTGCATCTCTTTCTTCATCTTTTACAAAACTTACCCTACCTGCTTTTAAACCTAAAGTATAAAGAACTTCACTATTTAAAATAGTTGTATATTTAGGATTTAGATAAATATTGTTTTGATAAGATTCATGTCCTAAATTTACTTTATCAAATAAAATAGGTAGTTCAAGCTTATACTCTTTTGATAAATAAGTAGGAGAGATGTTTAAAGATAAAGCATGAATATCTTTTTCTTTATGATTATTGTACTTCATTAACACTGCTGTAGCTGAACTATTTAATATAAAGTTATCACTATATTTATATGTATTATTAAGCTGTCCAACAACTTGATAAATTGTTGCAGATTTTTTTTCACCTGTTTGAATTTTGTTATCAAAATTATCCAAATAAAAAAAATCAACTTCTGGAGTTGAATTTATATTTGAATCGTATAAAATACCTGCAACTGCTGTTGCATTAAAGAAACTTTTCTTTTGTAGTTTCTTTATATAATCTACTTTTTCATTTACTCTTTTTTGCACTACAACTGGCAGATTTTTATCTTCTAAAACCCTATTGAACTCTTTTAAAGACTGAGTAAATAGCTTCATTTTAAAATATGTTTGAGCCATTTCAAGTCTCGCTCTTGAATTGTTTGGATTTACTATAAGTATTCTATCGTATGCACTTAAAGCAAACTCATATTTACCTAACTCATAAGCACTTCGTCCTAAATAAAAATTATAAAGTACATCTTGCATGCTACTTAAAAACAAAGTGTTAAACTGTTCATAAGCCTTTTCATAATTTTTTTGCCTAAAATTTTTCAAAGCTACATCATACAACTTTTTTGTACTAGAAACTACAAGAGATGAAGACTCTTTTTTATTAAAAACACTTTCATTTGCAAAAGAAGATAAACAAATAAAAGGTACTAAACTATAAATTACTACTGATTTTTTCATTTTTTTAATGCCTTAAATACACCTTGTGCTTTGTGAGTAATACTATCATCAGCCCCAGGGTTTTGAGTTAAATTTGAGTTAAAACTTCCACCTACACTTTTAATACTATCACTTCCGTAAAATTTACCTTCTAAATTTCCTGTAATATTTGTTCCTGATAAACTTGAAGAGAAACCTGTATTTGAAACGTTTGCACTGCTATTTATATTCATATTCCACTGTGTATTTTTTGAAGAAAAATTCATAACACCACTTGTTAAAGCATTATCACCTGCACCTAAATCAAAGTTTAATGTAACTTTATTTGCAGTTGAACCATCTAATATAATTGACTCAATAGTTCCATTACTTCCATTTAAAACACTACCTATTACAGCACCTTCAAAAGTATATCTTGTATTAGAACTAGCATTTAATACATCATCAACTACAGAAGTTGGTGTTTCAACACCTGCTACCCATGTGGCAAAAGGTGAAACAAAGAACTGACTTCCACTTGAACTTCCATCACTAAACTTTGCAGTCCAATATCCCCATGAACTATCATCATCACTTGTTAAAGGATTATCATTTGAATCAAATACTTTAAACTCATTATCTACGATTTTTCCATCTGGAACTGCTATTAAATACCCTGTGTTATCATTTAAATCGTATTCATCATTTCCAGCTTTATATGTACTATCACCTTTTTTAGCCATTACTCCAAAAATATCATCATTTATATAGTATGATGTATCACTTGCAATTTCCCCATCAAAACTCATAGAAATTTGATTATCTACATCTCCTTCAGAATTATTAACAGATGCTGTTCCTGTAATCTTTCCTGTTTGAGCATTTAGGTCTAAAGAAAGATTATTACTTGCTTTTCTCATATGAATATCGTAACTACTTGTACCATAGGTATCAGCATTTATATAACCTTTTAGATTTGAAGTTCCACTCGTTTTTGCATCAACTATTTTGTCTTTTTGTAAAAATGAAATTCCATTTGTTTGTCCTGATGTTGTACTTGAACCAAGACTATTTCCATAAGTATTTGTTGTTTCACTATTTGATAAACTATAATTTAAAGCTTGAATATCTGAACCTAAGAAGTTTAAGTTCGCATTATTGCTTGCTGAAATATATGAGTTTAAGTTTGTAGAAGAGTTAGAATATGTAAAGTTATATTTATTTCTATATGATTTTACTTTTTCATTATTTCCTATTATAAACTCTTGTGCTCCACTTGCATAAAAGTTTTTATTTAAATGTGTAAAAGATTTTAAATGTGAGTTATAGTATTGAAAACCCGTTGCACTTGTATCAAGTTTTGTTTCAGTATAGTGATTTGATGAATTCTTCTTAAAACTCATACTTGCAAAATCTTTATAAACATAGATTTTTGTTTTATCTTCATTATCAACTGAGCCTTTTTTACCAAATACTATTAGTTCATTGTATTCTCCTTGCCCCTCAGATATATCAAAAACATCTCCATCATAATAAAAAGCAAAAACTTCTCCCATATTATCAGCTTCAACTTTATAATTACCACTTAGTGTACCACTATTTGTTGTATATGAAAAAGATATAGGATTACTATTATCACTTATATCAGAGTGTCCTGTATATCCACCATCTTTAGGAGTTCCTAAAGTAAATGTTTTTTCTACTTTTTTAGATAATGTTGTATTTTCTGAGTTTGGTGATACTTTTGTTAATGTTTCATCAAATGAAATTTTAGAATCTTCTCTTTTTGCAGTAAAATCACCAACTGTACCATCAGTATCTGTTTCATCTTGATAGTTAAAACTATTAACTCTTGCATCTGAAGTTTGTCTTTCAACATATGCACCTAAAGCCTTACCAGATAAATCAAAGCTTATTGCTTCATCTTTTGTTTCAACTTCTGTGTTAGTACTATCTTCTATAACATCTTCTACTTTTTTACTTATTAAAGATGAATCATTATCAGTAGAGTCATTTGAGTTATCTAAAGAATCTAAATTCTCATTTGAAGTTCCACTATTAGTAAGGGAACTATCTTCATTTTTTGAGTTATTATTTGCTGTGTTTAGATTGTCATCTTTATTTTTGTCTGAGGAGTTGTTAGCATCTGGTTCTAACTGATTTGATAATTCATTTAAAGTCTCTTGATTGTATTCAACAGGCTTTGATAGTGTTCCATCATCTTGAATTATAGTCATTTGATTTTGAGGTACAATCACCTGTCTATTTTGAGAAGTTACACTAATCTCTCCACTTAAACAAGCAATAGCAGTTTGATTTGCTAAAATAACTGTACCTCTAATTCCAATAGTAGAACTTTTTGTTCTAAGTTTAAATTTTTCCTTATTGATTTTCCCAATATTTCCAGTTATGGCTTTAAATGCACCCTTAAAAAAATTCAAATTGGCTTTTGAATTCTTAGGAGTTTTAGTATCATATAAATATTCATTAACATCCAAAGCAGAATTTTTACCAAGAGTAATAATAGTATTATCTTTGAATATCAGTTGCAATTTAGAATTACTACTTGTATTTATAATATCTTTTTCAAAGATATCCAAACCAACATTTGCAATAATTTTTTGCTCACCTCTTTGAACAGTAGCCTCACCTACTACTGTTGACACCTTTGCAATACTTGCAAAAGAGATTGTGACAAAAAAGAAAAAAAGTAAAACATGTCTCATTTTCAAACTCTTTATTTTGATTTAATAACAATATATAACCTTTATAATACCTAATTATTTATTAATAATATACTTATATTAACAAGTGATTTAGTTAAAATTCATATTTTATAATTTTATAAAAGACATAAATAATATTTTTTTAGTTTAAATAATTTTAACTTACTTAATTTCTTAAAAGCCATATGTAACAAGTTTTTAGCTAATATATCTTTTATATAAAGCTATTTAAAATAGCTATTTTATGGGAGTTATTAAAATTTTATGGCACTAATCGATCTTCAAAACATAAACAAACAATACGATATTAAAACAATTTTAAAAGATGCGAACTTTACTTTAACGCAAGGTCAAAGAATTGCTGTTATTGGTCAAAATGGACAGGGGAAATCTACACTTTTTAAAATCATAATGAATCAAGTAGAACCTGATAGTGGTATACTTTCAATAGATAAATCTTTAAAGATTGAAATGCTTGACCAACAACCAAAATTTAAATCTGGCATAAATGTAAGACAGGCTATAGAAGAGCAACTAACGGAAATCAAAAAAGCTAAAAAAGAGTACGAAGATATTACTTTACAGGTTTCAACAGATTATGAAAATCAAGACTTATTAAAAAGACAAAGCCAATTGGCAACTTTTATTGATTTTCATAATGCTTGGGATTTAGATAATACTATTGAAAGAGTACTAAAAGAGTTTCAACTAAAACAGTATGAATTTAAAGATGTAAACCTTTTAAGTGGTGGGGAGCAAAGAAGAGTTAGTCTTGCAGGACTTTTACTGAAAAAGCCTGATGTACTTTTACTTGATGAGCCTACCAATCACCTTGATGTTTATATGGTTGAGTTTTTAGAGAGTTTACTTCTAAAAAACAATTTTACTTTACTATTTATCTCACATGATAGATACTTTATAGATAATATTGCAACATCAATTGTAGAGGTTGAAGGTGGAACTTTAAAAAGATTTAATGGTGGATATTCTTCATACCTAGAGCAAAAACAACAGATGCTTGAAAACATGCAAAAAGACCATGAGAACTTAATAAGATTAGTAAAAAGAGAAGCTCACTGGATGCAAAGAGGTGTTACAGCTAGAAGAAAAAGAAATGAAAGAAGAAAAGCAGAATATTTTGATTTAAAGAAAAAAGCAAAATCAAACCCAGCAGCAATTAAAAAGATGAGCGTAGAACTACAAAGAGAACAAAAAGCCTTTAATAGTGAAGAAAAACAACAAAATAAAAAGAAAATGCTTTATGAGTTAGATGATATTTGTAAAAAACTAGGAGATAAAGAATTAATCAAAGACTTTACAAGTAGGATTTTACAAAAAGACACTATTGCTATTGTAGGTCCAAATGGAAGTGGTAAATCAACTTTACTTAAAATCTTTATGGAAAAAATGCTTGTGGATAGTGGTAAATTCAAAAAAGGTGACTTCAATATAGGATACTTCGATCAACAAAGAGAAATGCTTGATGATGATAAAAACCTAATGGAGACATTCTGTCCAAATGGTGGA includes the following:
- the abc-f gene encoding ribosomal protection-like ABC-F family protein; translation: MALIDLQNINKQYDIKTILKDANFTLTQGQRIAVIGQNGQGKSTLFKIIMNQVEPDSGILSIDKSLKIEMLDQQPKFKSGINVRQAIEEQLTEIKKAKKEYEDITLQVSTDYENQDLLKRQSQLATFIDFHNAWDLDNTIERVLKEFQLKQYEFKDVNLLSGGEQRRVSLAGLLLKKPDVLLLDEPTNHLDVYMVEFLESLLLKNNFTLLFISHDRYFIDNIATSIVEVEGGTLKRFNGGYSSYLEQKQQMLENMQKDHENLIRLVKREAHWMQRGVTARRKRNERRKAEYFDLKKKAKSNPAAIKKMSVELQREQKAFNSEEKQQNKKKMLYELDDICKKLGDKELIKDFTSRILQKDTIAIVGPNGSGKSTLLKIFMEKMLVDSGKFKKGDFNIGYFDQQREMLDDDKNLMETFCPNGGDRVALNDGRNLHVYGYLKNFLFPREYLDKKIGVLSGGEKNRVALALLFTKDVDCLILDEPTNDLDIPTINILEEYLQNFQGALIFVSHDRYFVDKIAKKLFVFKGNAQVEESFQAYTEYLEIEKELRDLEELERNTAKQQTAPKAKNSQKKQTKLSYKDQRDYDSLPQEIEELEEKIEEINNCLANPECYEQKGIVAVSKELEETEAIYEQKVERYLELEELIESFNP
- a CDS encoding FecR family protein, translated to MRHVLLFFFFVTISFASIAKVSTVVGEATVQRGEQKIIANVGLDIFEKDIINTSSNSKLQLIFKDNTIITLGKNSALDVNEYLYDTKTPKNSKANLNFFKGAFKAITGNIGKINKEKFKLRTKSSTIGIRGTVILANQTAIACLSGEISVTSQNRQVIVPQNQMTIIQDDGTLSKPVEYNQETLNELSNQLEPDANNSSDKNKDDNLNTANNNSKNEDSSLTNSGTSNENLDSLDNSNDSTDNDSSLISKKVEDVIEDSTNTEVETKDEAISFDLSGKALGAYVERQTSDARVNSFNYQDETDTDGTVGDFTAKREDSKISFDETLTKVSPNSENTTLSKKVEKTFTLGTPKDGGYTGHSDISDNSNPISFSYTTNSGTLSGNYKVEADNMGEVFAFYYDGDVFDISEGQGEYNELIVFGKKGSVDNEDKTKIYVYKDFASMSFKKNSSNHYTETKLDTSATGFQYYNSHLKSFTHLNKNFYASGAQEFIIGNNEKVKSYRNKYNFTYSNSSTNLNSYISASNNANLNFLGSDIQALNYSLSNSETTNTYGNSLGSSTTSGQTNGISFLQKDKIVDAKTSGTSNLKGYINADTYGTSSYDIHMRKASNNLSLDLNAQTGKITGTASVNNSEGDVDNQISMSFDGEIASDTSYYINDDIFGVMAKKGDSTYKAGNDEYDLNDNTGYLIAVPDGKIVDNEFKVFDSNDNPLTSDDDSSWGYWTAKFSDGSSSGSQFFVSPFATWVAGVETPTSVVDDVLNASSNTRYTFEGAVIGSVLNGSNGTIESIILDGSTANKVTLNFDLGAGDNALTSGVMNFSSKNTQWNMNINSSANVSNTGFSSSLSGTNITGNLEGKFYGSDSIKSVGGSFNSNLTQNPGADDSITHKAQGVFKALKK